The Sulfitobacter sp. S223 genome has a window encoding:
- a CDS encoding Lrp/AsnC family transcriptional regulator, which translates to MLDAIDRKLLAALQKRGRMSNGDLSEQVNLSASACHRRVQRLEAEGYIRDYVALLDARKLGVPTTVFVEITLQGQADEILDAFEKSVARIPDVLECHLMAGSADYLLKVVAEDTEDFARIHRQYLARLPGVGQMQSSFALRTVCKTTALPV; encoded by the coding sequence ATGCTGGATGCGATAGACCGAAAGCTCCTTGCCGCTTTGCAAAAGCGTGGCCGGATGTCTAACGGCGACCTGTCCGAGCAAGTGAACCTGTCAGCTTCGGCATGTCACCGGCGGGTCCAGCGACTGGAGGCCGAAGGATACATCCGCGACTACGTAGCGCTATTGGATGCGCGCAAGCTGGGTGTGCCGACAACCGTATTCGTCGAAATTACCCTACAAGGGCAAGCCGATGAAATTCTCGATGCCTTTGAAAAGTCGGTGGCGCGGATTCCAGATGTACTCGAATGTCACCTCATGGCAGGATCGGCCGACTATCTGCTTAAGGTGGTGGCGGAAGACACAGAGGATTTCGCCCGCATCCATCGTCAATACCTGGCCCGGTTGCCGGGCGTCGGGCAAATGCAATCAAGCTTTGCTCTGCGTACTGTTTGCAAAACGACGGCGTTACCCGTCTAG
- a CDS encoding STAS/SEC14 domain-containing protein produces MIEVKTGSREGLLEVHMSAPVTDKDYKDVLMPALDAALATAGSLRMLVVVDADLGDFTMGALWDDAKMGISRWGGFDRVAIVTGNAAMMRLVRGFSIFMPCPVSVFPKYSEDEARLWLFESLGAIHQTDLGDGTLHIALLGKVEADVYAEETEDLNAFIRKNERFRLLLDIREFEGWQGLSAMAAHFRIVRDHADQMEKAAIVGDSGWKSMVVQVVKRLIGVEARYFGNNDFEAAKAWVKAD; encoded by the coding sequence ATGATCGAGGTTAAGACGGGTTCGCGAGAAGGTTTGTTGGAAGTGCACATGTCGGCACCTGTGACGGACAAAGACTACAAAGATGTGTTGATGCCTGCGCTTGATGCCGCGCTTGCCACTGCGGGATCTTTGCGCATGTTGGTGGTGGTAGATGCCGATCTGGGCGATTTTACCATGGGTGCGCTTTGGGATGACGCCAAAATGGGGATCAGCCGTTGGGGTGGCTTTGACCGGGTGGCGATTGTCACTGGAAACGCCGCGATGATGCGGCTTGTGCGCGGTTTCTCGATTTTTATGCCCTGTCCTGTTTCCGTATTTCCGAAGTATTCGGAAGACGAGGCGCGCCTGTGGTTGTTTGAATCCCTCGGTGCGATCCACCAGACTGACTTGGGTGATGGCACGCTGCATATTGCCTTGTTGGGAAAGGTTGAGGCAGACGTTTACGCGGAAGAAACCGAAGATTTAAATGCTTTCATCCGCAAGAACGAGCGTTTCCGCCTTCTGTTGGATATTCGCGAATTCGAAGGGTGGCAGGGATTGAGCGCGATGGCAGCGCATTTCCGTATCGTACGGGATCACGCCGACCAGATGGAAAAAGCCGCGATTGTTGGTGATTCAGGTTGGAAGTCGATGGTTGTGCAAGTGGTCAAACGCCTGATCGGTGTTGAGGCGCGTTATTTTGGCAATAACGATTTTGAGGCGGCAAAGGCTTGGGTCAAAGCCGATTGA
- the rpsU gene encoding 30S ribosomal protein S21 — protein sequence MQVSVRDNNVDQALRALKKKLQREGVFREMKLKQHFEKPSEKKAREKAEAIRRSRKLARKKLQREGMM from the coding sequence ATGCAGGTTAGTGTTCGCGATAATAACGTCGATCAAGCGCTGCGCGCCCTGAAGAAAAAACTTCAGCGCGAGGGTGTGTTTCGTGAAATGAAGCTTAAGCAGCATTTCGAGAAACCTTCCGAGAAAAAAGCACGCGAGAAAGCCGAAGCGATCCGCCGTTCCAGGAAACTGGCACGCAAAAAGCTTCAGCGCGAAGGTATGATGTAA